The Dunckerocampus dactyliophorus isolate RoL2022-P2 chromosome 1, RoL_Ddac_1.1, whole genome shotgun sequence genome has a segment encoding these proteins:
- the sall4 gene encoding sal-like protein 4 — translation MSRRKQAKPQHINSDEASPAPASASSSSSSSSSSSSCSHNGILLQDDPAEEAGSGEVKRFRMDHTKICAKCCAEFFDEAEFLEHEKTCAKNHQVVIMKDGDCSEGPEEYSHGSPGSDDDSRSSNLSLANGDQMERTEEDSNLITEEPQDRGNMSASPETNFQPSPEMQDANAAMEAMVADTRTSSVQSQDAMQVLPMILEQLVCLQQQQLQQIQITEQIRIQVAMMTPQGLQSSVGSAIDPLKALGAHLSQQLSAAAALIGKRTGSQSLSVEAVKNAKLPVAASMSGPGVLSAMASKIDILKGIPDLAGRLPALLPESPGAAAAFPGTFSGIQAGMDSKKAKGKLLTLPVESKTGDSLYKHKCKYCGKTFGNDSALQIHLRSHTGERPFKCNICGNRFTTKGNLKVHFQRHKDKYPNITMNPHPVPEHLDNIPTSSGIPFGMSVPMEESSEMKPVLGFHSSSLSGFKTTFDGFGGDPFSQRRSPSTSEGSPSVSSNVFSQEMTTDHGQKDAKDLLRPLHHMNGNEQSSGTAKLQQMVDGLEKRTNDPNECVICHRILSCQSSLKMHYRTHTGERPYKCKICGRAFSTKGNLKAHYGVHRANTPLKMQHSCPICQKKFTNAVVLQQHIRMHMGGQIPNTPVPENPFEAPPEAIQPSLPEERSVEVSGFEASMEDPEADMKPNENADAPPPAADGPPAMFSSLDVLKNLTSALVLKRQSSAQSESEGTPKESQSAPREQENGRSPGASDAAVAFHSASPVNTNGAGLHPPESVGEEIARNGSKAENDGLSQDANESSGALDLTASSSFTPRAIKEEPGLPFTNGEYGPSSMSFMRIPSSLVGLEMKIPPENSMGTHALFGSQMPQGTAPPSLVSATPRRAAKQHVCSVCGKNFSSASALQIHERTHTGEKPFACNICGRAFTTKGNLKVHIGTHMWNNSSRRGQRLSLDNPMALMAMGPEAKMPAPPKELPPAPPMNFDPSLWNQYAAAAFSGGLTMKTNEISVIQGGGIPLPGSPGGGGAPLIGSTGGLVKMDGSHAGSGSHAGAHSSSDSGLPASVAEMEKNGSDGVPKSQFPHFMEEGKIAVN, via the exons GGATCCTCCTACAAGATGACCCAGCTGAGGAGGCCGGCAGTGGCGAAGTGAAGAGGTTCCGAATGGACcacaccaagatctgcgccaaGTGCTGTGCCGAGTTCTTCGACGAGGCTGAATTTCTTGAGCACGAAAAGACCTGCGCCAAGAACCACCAGGTGGTCATCATGAAGGACGGCGACTGCAGCGAGGGACCCGAGGAATACTCGCACGGCTCCCCCGGCAGCGACGACGACAGCCGCTCCAGCAACCTGTCACTTGCCAATGGAGACCAGATGGAGAGAACCGAGGAGGACTCCAACTTGATCACAGAGGAACCGCAGGACCGTGGCAATATGTCTGCCAGTCCCGAGACCAACTTCCAGCCTTCTCCCGAGATGCAGGACGCAAACGCCGCCATGGAAGCCATGGTTGCTGACACCCGGACGTCTTCGGTTCAGTCGCAGGACGCCATGCAGGTTCTCCCCATGATCTTGGAGCAGTTGGTGtgcctccagcagcagcagctacaGCAGATCCAGATCACGGAACAGATCAGAATCCAGGTGGCCATGATGACTCCGCAGGGTCTCCAGTCGTCGGTGGGGTCCGCCATAGACCCTCTCAAAGCCCTGGGGGCACATCTCTCTCAGCAGCTGTCTGCCGCAGCAGCCTTGATAGGAAAAAGGACTGGTAGTCAAAGCCTGTCCGTGGAGGCTGTGAAGAATGCTAAGCTGCCTGTAGCTGCTAGCATGTCTGGGCCCGGAGTTCTGAGTGCAATGGCctccaaaatagacattttgaaGGGCATTCCGGATCTGGCCGGCCGTTTGCCAGCCCTGCTGCCGGAGTCGCCGGGCGCAGCGGCTGCGTTCCCGGGCACTTTCAGCGGCATCCAAGCAGGGATGGACTCCAAAAAAGCAAAGGGGAAGCTGCTGACTCTTCCGGTGGAGTCCAAGACGGGCGACTCGTTATACAAGCACAAGTGCAAGTACTGCGGCAAGACCTTCGGCAATGACAGCGCCCTCCAGATCCACCTGCGCTCCCACACGGGGGAGAGGCCCTTCAAGTGCAACATCTGCGGAAACCGCTTCACCACCAAAGGCAACCTGAAAGTGCATTTCCAGCGGCACAAGGACAAGTATCCCAACATCACCATGAACCCTCATCCTGTGCCAGAACACCTTgacaacattcccaccagcagCGGGATTCCCTTTGGCATGTCCGTGCCCATGGAGGAATCCAGCGAGATGAAGCCAGTGCTCGGGTTCCATTCCTCGTCATTGTCAGGATTCAAGACCACCTTTGATGGCTTCGGAGGAGACCCCTTTTCCCAGAGACGCTCGCCATCAACAAGCGAAGGCTCCCCGTCCGTGTCCTCAAACGTCTTCAGCCAGGAAATGACAACGGATCACGGCCAGAAGGATGCCAAAGACCTCCTGCGACCGCTGCATCACATGAACGGTAACGAGCAAAGCTCTGGAACGGCAAAGCTTCAGCAAATGGTGGACGGCTTGGAGAAGAGGACCAACGACCCCAATGAGTGCGTCATCTGCCACCGGATCCTCAGCTGTCAGAGCTCACTGAAGATGCATTACCGCACGCACACCGGAGAGAGGCCGTACAAGTGTAAGATCTGCGGCCGCGCCTTCTCCACCAAAGGCAACCTGAAGGCTCACTATGGCGTGCACAGGGCCAACACGCCTCTCAAAATGCAACACTCCTGCCCCATTTGCCAGAAGAAGTTCACAAACGCCGTAGTCCTGCAGCAGCACATCCGCATGCACATGGGCGGACAAATCCCAAACACCCCCGTGCCGGAAAACCCCTTTGAGGCACCACCGGAAGCCATCCAGCCCTCCCTGCCAGAGGAGAGGTCCGTGGAGGTCAGTGGCTTTGAAGCGAGCATGGAAGATCCAGAAGCGGATATGAAGCCGAACGAGAACGCTGACGCTCCCCCGCCTGCGGCCGATGGGCCGCCCGCCATGTTCTCCAGCCTAGATGTCTTGAAGAACCTCACCTCAGCTCTCGTGCTGAAACGCCAGAGCAGCGCTCAGTCGGAGAGTGAAGGAACTCCCAAAGAGTCGCAGTCTGCTCCCAGGGAGCAAGAGAACGGCCGCAGCCCGGGGGCGTCTGACGCGGCCGTCGCGTTTCATTCAGCTTCCCCCGTCAACACCAACGGCGCTGGCCTCCACCCTCCTGAATCGGTTGGTGAGGAGATTGCCAGGAACGGGTCCAAAGCCGAAAACGATGGTTTGTCTCAAGACGCCAATGAATCCAGCGGCGCTCTCGACCTCACAGCTTCCAGCAGCTTCACCCCAAGAGCCATCAAAGAAGAACCCGGTCTGCCCTTCACCAACGGAGAATATG GCCCGAGTAGCATGTCTTTCATGAGGATACCCTCAAGTCTGGTCGGCCTGGAGATGAAGATACCTCCAGAGAACTCCATGGGCACCCACGCTTTGTTCGGCTCTCAGATGCCTCAGGGGACGGCACCGCCTTCTCTGGTCTCGGCCACTCCTCGCCGCGCCGCCAAGCAGCACGTTTGTAGCGTCTGCGGGAAGAACTTCTCCTCGGCCAGCGCCCTGCAGATCCACGAGCGCACTCACACCGGGGAGAAGCCGTTCGCCTGCAACATCTGCGGCAGGGCCTTCACCACTAAGGGCAATCTAAAG GTGCATATCGGTACCCACATGTGGAACAACTCGTCAAGGCGGGGTCAACGTCTCTCGCTGGACAACCCCATGGCACTGATGGCCATGGGCCCCGAGGCCAAGATGCCGGCGCCGCCCAAAGAGCTCCCCCCGGCGCCGCCCATGAACTTTGACCCATCCCTGTGGAACCAATACGCGGCAGCGGCCTTCAGCGGCGGCCTGACCATGAAGACCAACGAGATCTCAGTCATCCAGGGGGGCGGCATCCCCCTGCCCGGGAGCCCAGGCGGTGGCGGCGCCCCGCTCATCGGCTCCACCGGGGGCCTGGTGAAGATGGACGGCTCGCACGCAGGGTCGGGCTCTCACGCGGGCGCGCACTCGAGCTCCGAC